From the bacterium genome, one window contains:
- a CDS encoding DUF3467 domain-containing protein, translated as MAEATAKKTEAENVRTLETPKINWDDTQMQSTYANVCNAVGTREEVVLFFGISNPPQTEGVDLSVKLSNRVILSPHAAKRLAGLLGNVVTQYEQRWGELETAPKAAN; from the coding sequence ATGGCCGAAGCCACCGCGAAGAAGACCGAAGCTGAGAACGTTCGGACCCTCGAGACCCCGAAGATCAACTGGGACGACACCCAGATGCAGAGCACGTACGCCAACGTATGCAATGCCGTCGGCACCCGCGAAGAAGTCGTCCTGTTCTTCGGAATCAGCAACCCGCCGCAGACGGAAGGCGTGGACCTCTCGGTCAAGCTGAGCAACCGCGTGATCCTGTCGCCGCATGCGGCCAAGCGATTGGCAGGCCTCCTTGGCAACGTCGTCACCCAGTACGAACAGCGCTGGGGCGAGCTCGAGACGGCACCCAAGGCGGCCAACTAG
- a CDS encoding DUF3467 domain-containing protein: MAEADKRTPDSADIKRDGPTINWDDRNMQSCYANVCNAVGTREEVVLFFGIASPPQSKGVDLSVGLSQRVILSPFAAKRLAGLLSNVVNQYEQRWGTLGDSAAKAS; this comes from the coding sequence ATGGCCGAAGCTGACAAGAGAACCCCCGACAGCGCCGACATCAAGCGCGATGGACCGACGATCAACTGGGACGACAGGAACATGCAGAGCTGCTATGCGAACGTCTGCAACGCCGTCGGCACCCGCGAGGAAGTCGTCCTGTTCTTCGGCATCGCGAGCCCGCCGCAGAGCAAGGGCGTCGATCTTTCCGTCGGCCTCTCGCAGCGCGTGATCCTGTCGCCGTTCGCCGCCAAGCGCCTCGCGGGCCTGCTGAGCAACGTCGTCAATCAGTACGAACAGCGCTGGGGCACACTCGGCGATTCCGCGGCCAAGGCGAGCTAG
- a CDS encoding efflux RND transporter periplasmic adaptor subunit gives MQRARFVILALAALVGSDARGESADCLIEPWRSIQLSAPLEGVVSEVLVDRGDRVKKGQVVARLEAALERANVATARSRARALGAVQSTEARESFARKTLERQQFLVSQNVASKQQHEEAQSAMRIAEADARAAREAREQAQLELRQAQRALERRTIRSPIDGVVTKQLVSAGEYVDPPEILELVQLDPLRVEVFAPLSLLGRIEQGEPAIVQPEAPIGGRFDATVTVIDPVVDPASGTFQVRLELPNPDHVLPAGLRCRVEFGSTSVAASEVDPPLPEGNPPTGRTSAAAPGSAIAPASPTPTRTQRANAPPDLAADRNRTKEGASAKGRSPSRTSSTTATAKAEREGKAEPKAKAGRKLKAEPKAKGRSPSLTPSATAAAKAGPGQAPTAPNPEASQTASTAPNPEASLTAATAAKRGASQTASPAETQAASARTPPSPPKPAPPPRVTYPVRFAAEKGTVIEVDGHRIGRVPMPPQRLAEGRRRIVARYDDGRVLQQTVTIRQADQLVTIFDGHLESTLESSPPSHVDAPSPQGASDS, from the coding sequence ATGCAGCGCGCCCGTTTCGTCATCCTCGCACTTGCGGCTCTGGTCGGATCCGACGCTCGCGGAGAGAGTGCGGATTGCCTGATCGAACCGTGGCGTTCGATCCAGCTCTCGGCACCGCTCGAAGGAGTGGTCTCGGAAGTGCTGGTCGATCGCGGAGACCGAGTCAAGAAGGGCCAGGTCGTTGCGCGCCTCGAGGCGGCACTCGAGCGCGCGAACGTCGCGACCGCGCGCTCTCGCGCACGCGCCCTCGGTGCGGTCCAGTCGACCGAAGCTCGCGAGTCCTTCGCCCGAAAGACGCTCGAAAGGCAGCAGTTCCTGGTTTCGCAGAACGTCGCGTCGAAGCAGCAGCACGAGGAAGCCCAGAGCGCGATGCGGATCGCCGAGGCCGATGCGCGGGCCGCTCGCGAAGCCAGGGAGCAGGCCCAACTCGAGCTGCGCCAGGCTCAGCGCGCCCTCGAACGGCGGACCATTCGCAGCCCCATCGATGGCGTGGTCACGAAGCAGCTCGTCTCCGCAGGAGAGTACGTCGACCCGCCCGAGATCCTGGAACTCGTCCAACTCGATCCTCTTCGCGTCGAGGTCTTCGCGCCGCTCTCCCTGCTGGGTCGGATCGAACAGGGAGAACCCGCGATCGTTCAGCCCGAAGCGCCGATCGGCGGGCGCTTCGATGCGACCGTGACCGTCATCGACCCGGTCGTCGATCCCGCCAGCGGCACCTTCCAGGTGCGACTCGAGCTTCCCAACCCCGATCACGTCCTGCCGGCCGGGCTTCGCTGTCGTGTCGAGTTCGGGTCCACCTCGGTCGCAGCGAGCGAGGTGGACCCGCCGCTTCCGGAGGGCAACCCGCCGACGGGCCGAACCAGCGCGGCGGCACCCGGAAGCGCAATCGCGCCGGCGTCGCCGACGCCCACCCGGACCCAGCGGGCGAACGCACCGCCGGACCTCGCGGCCGACCGCAACCGGACCAAGGAAGGCGCCTCGGCGAAGGGGCGGAGCCCGAGCCGGACCTCGTCGACGACCGCGACCGCGAAGGCCGAACGCGAGGGGAAGGCCGAACCCAAGGCGAAGGCCGGACGCAAGCTGAAGGCCGAACCCAAGGCGAAGGGGCGAAGCCCGAGCCTGACCCCGTCGGCGACCGCGGCCGCGAAGGCCGGACCCGGACAAGCGCCGACGGCACCGAACCCGGAGGCGAGCCAGACCGCTTCGACGGCACCGAACCCGGAGGCGAGCCTGACCGCGGCGACGGCAGCGAAGCGGGGGGCGAGCCAGACCGCGTCGCCAGCCGAGACGCAGGCAGCCAGTGCCCGAACCCCGCCCTCTCCCCCGAAGCCCGCGCCTCCGCCCCGGGTGACGTACCCGGTCCGGTTCGCCGCGGAGAAGGGGACCGTCATCGAAGTCGACGGGCACCGGATCGGGCGCGTTCCGATGCCCCCCCAGCGACTGGCCGAAGGGCGACGGCGGATCGTCGCCCGATACGACGACGGTCGGGTTCTCCAACAGACCGTCACCATCCGCCAGGCCGACCAGCTCGTGACGATCTTCGACGGACACCTCGAGTCCACGCTCGAGTCCTCACCACCCTCTCACGTGGATGCGCCGTCTCCCCAAGGGGCCTCCGATTCCTGA
- a CDS encoding HlyD family efflux transporter periplasmic adaptor subunit gives MDVPHRGSMNGDPERADEAAPGPAVPTHATARASLVQAETPAEAARVWLDAFWEEPDQGRRGVVLIGPADRGPYAPIATWPPGRSSDDVAALLPLAEQCMTKGTGLQRGRPSGRALLSMEGPAFAEPLLVDGSLHGAVAIEYAPQAELDAADAADALRLAMGWLQAIVRWRLAQEGMGHGARLETVLTVLASALESKGFQGASMALATELATLLDCDRVSVGTVNKNRVRVAGLSHSAQFGKRTNLIAAIEAAMEEAIDYSTTLVAPAPHDDLAGGLRAHTELLHHFGTESACTVLLSEGHDVTGAITLERKQPFDPATTSMLEATASLLGPVLEARRENDQHLLAKIWHAGRGFAKRLVGPRHVALKLASAAVIGTLAFLTFATGTFRVSAGTIVEPIRKRAAVAAFDGYVNSAPARAGDVVEAGRLLGSLDDRDLQLERARWESELAQAMKQYRQALAERDAAQTEIEAAAIEESRAELDRVAERLTRVELRAPFDGVVVTGDLSQRLGAPVQRGDVLFEVAPLDAYRLILRVDESDVAHVREGQTGHVILSSLPEESFEFNITKITPISEAEEGQNTFRVEAELRSGGSTVRPGMEGVAKVEVDERRLVWIWTHELIEWMRVFFWKWTP, from the coding sequence ATGGACGTCCCGCATCGGGGATCCATGAACGGGGACCCGGAGCGCGCCGACGAGGCCGCTCCGGGTCCTGCCGTTCCCACGCATGCGACCGCGCGTGCATCGCTCGTCCAGGCCGAAACGCCGGCCGAGGCCGCTCGCGTATGGCTGGACGCCTTCTGGGAAGAACCGGATCAGGGCCGACGCGGCGTCGTGCTGATCGGGCCGGCCGACCGGGGCCCCTACGCCCCGATCGCGACGTGGCCGCCCGGGCGCAGCAGCGACGATGTCGCCGCCCTGCTGCCGTTGGCCGAGCAGTGCATGACCAAAGGGACCGGCCTGCAACGGGGCCGACCCTCGGGCCGCGCGTTGCTGTCGATGGAGGGACCCGCGTTCGCGGAGCCCCTGCTGGTCGATGGCAGCCTTCACGGCGCGGTGGCGATCGAGTACGCACCCCAGGCCGAACTCGACGCGGCCGATGCCGCCGACGCGCTGCGGCTCGCAATGGGCTGGCTGCAGGCGATCGTTCGGTGGCGCCTCGCACAGGAGGGAATGGGCCACGGCGCACGTCTCGAAACCGTTCTGACCGTGCTCGCGTCGGCGCTCGAATCGAAGGGCTTCCAAGGCGCTTCGATGGCCCTCGCCACGGAGCTCGCGACGCTGCTCGACTGCGATCGCGTCAGCGTCGGCACCGTCAACAAGAACCGCGTCCGGGTCGCGGGGCTCTCGCATAGCGCGCAGTTCGGCAAGCGAACCAATCTCATCGCCGCCATCGAGGCTGCGATGGAAGAGGCGATCGACTACAGCACTACCTTGGTTGCGCCCGCGCCGCACGACGACCTGGCAGGCGGTCTGCGCGCGCACACCGAACTCCTCCACCACTTCGGCACGGAGTCGGCGTGCACCGTTCTGCTGTCCGAAGGTCACGACGTGACCGGCGCGATCACCCTCGAACGCAAGCAGCCCTTCGACCCCGCCACGACCTCGATGCTCGAGGCCACCGCCTCGTTGCTCGGACCGGTGCTCGAAGCCCGACGAGAGAACGACCAGCACCTGCTCGCGAAGATCTGGCACGCCGGCCGCGGATTCGCGAAACGCCTCGTCGGCCCTCGTCATGTCGCCCTGAAACTCGCCTCTGCCGCGGTGATCGGGACCCTCGCCTTCCTGACCTTCGCGACCGGAACCTTCCGCGTGAGCGCCGGCACGATCGTCGAGCCGATTCGCAAGCGCGCCGCGGTCGCGGCCTTCGACGGGTACGTGAACAGCGCACCGGCCCGGGCCGGGGACGTCGTCGAGGCGGGGCGACTCCTCGGCTCCCTGGACGACCGGGATCTCCAGCTCGAGCGTGCGCGCTGGGAGAGCGAACTCGCCCAGGCCATGAAGCAATATCGACAGGCCCTCGCCGAGCGCGATGCCGCGCAGACGGAGATCGAGGCCGCCGCGATCGAGGAATCACGTGCGGAGCTCGACCGCGTCGCCGAGCGGCTCACACGGGTCGAACTGCGCGCCCCGTTCGACGGCGTCGTCGTGACTGGCGACCTCAGCCAACGCCTCGGAGCCCCCGTTCAACGCGGCGACGTGTTGTTCGAAGTCGCCCCGCTGGACGCCTACCGACTGATTCTGCGCGTCGACGAGAGTGACGTCGCGCACGTGCGCGAGGGGCAGACGGGCCACGTCATCCTCTCCTCCTTGCCCGAAGAGAGCTTCGAGTTCAACATCACGAAGATCACGCCGATCTCGGAAGCCGAGGAGGGTCAGAACACCTTCCGGGTCGAGGCGGAGTTGCGAAGCGGGGGAAGCACCGTTCGTCCCGGCATGGAGGGTGTGGCGAAGGTCGAGGTCGACGAACGGCGCCTCGTCTGGATCTGGACCCACGAGCTGATCGAATGGATGCGCGTCTTCTTCTGGAAGTGGACGCCCTAG
- a CDS encoding HlyD family efflux transporter periplasmic adaptor subunit, translating into MASLFSQNWYRVATLRPELRRHATIQRHVYRGRPWYVLNDVINQRVHRFTPSTHTVISLMDGTRSVEAIWEIATEHLGDDAPTQDELIQLLAQLHAADVLRTDVPPDALEILERHDSASKKKLRGKLMSPLAITIPLFDPDAVLQKMMPWVRPFMGRVGIALWLAAVVPAFVGAGVHWEELSGGAIDHLLAPTNLVLIWLLFPVIKILHELGHGIMARYFGGEVHDIGVMLLVLTPVPYVDASSASAFASTRQRALVASAGMIVEVFVAALAFYVWLAAEPGTVRTLAYNAMLIGGITTITFNANPLLRFDGYYILADLLEIPNLRQRSNQQIGYLTERWLLGHKDAEPPDAQGREPWILVTFGVAAFIYRVFVVGLILLFVFELSLVLGGLLLLISGVGWIGMPIFKGFRFLFRNPRLRRVRGRAVAGTAACATALALLLFAVPTPFRTVAEGVVWVPEQALVRVESSGFIEEILVEPGASVEAGTPVLRLRDPDLSAEVRTRAAELRALRVRAAEAQRESVARARALDDRVQLSARRLARAEEESEGLTLRAGRSGRLVLPNAEDLLGRFARRGDLLAYVVRPDGFEVRAVVSQDDVELVRDRLEEIRVRPAEQVGRVLPARLSRVVPSASAALPSPALGSEGGGSVAVDPREGNGTNAVQPHFQIELTLPEGAGALALGGRVYVRFDHGAASLADRAFRSLRQLFLARLEV; encoded by the coding sequence ATGGCCTCCCTGTTCTCCCAGAACTGGTACCGGGTCGCGACCCTACGACCCGAACTGCGCCGCCACGCGACGATCCAGCGCCATGTCTACCGGGGCCGACCCTGGTACGTCCTGAACGACGTGATCAACCAGCGCGTGCACCGATTCACGCCTTCGACTCACACCGTCATCAGCCTGATGGACGGCACGCGCAGCGTGGAGGCGATCTGGGAGATCGCGACTGAGCACCTCGGCGACGATGCGCCGACCCAGGACGAGCTGATCCAGCTACTCGCTCAGCTCCACGCTGCGGACGTGCTGCGGACGGACGTCCCCCCCGATGCGCTCGAGATCCTCGAGCGACACGACAGCGCGTCGAAGAAGAAGCTGCGGGGCAAGCTGATGTCGCCGCTCGCAATCACGATCCCGCTCTTCGACCCGGACGCGGTGCTGCAGAAGATGATGCCCTGGGTACGGCCATTCATGGGGCGCGTCGGGATCGCGTTGTGGCTGGCCGCCGTCGTTCCGGCGTTCGTCGGCGCAGGCGTGCACTGGGAGGAGCTTTCCGGCGGGGCCATCGATCACCTCCTCGCGCCGACCAATCTGGTCCTGATCTGGCTTCTGTTCCCCGTCATCAAGATCCTCCACGAGCTCGGCCATGGCATCATGGCGCGCTACTTCGGAGGCGAGGTACACGACATCGGCGTGATGCTGCTCGTGCTCACGCCGGTTCCGTACGTCGACGCGTCGTCGGCATCGGCCTTCGCGTCGACGAGACAGCGCGCGCTGGTGGCCTCGGCTGGCATGATCGTCGAGGTATTCGTCGCCGCACTGGCGTTCTACGTCTGGCTCGCGGCCGAGCCCGGGACCGTCCGAACCCTCGCCTACAATGCCATGTTGATCGGTGGCATCACGACGATCACCTTCAACGCCAACCCGCTCCTTCGCTTCGACGGCTACTACATCCTCGCGGATCTCCTCGAGATCCCGAATCTGCGCCAGCGCTCGAATCAGCAGATCGGGTATCTGACCGAGCGATGGCTGCTGGGCCACAAGGACGCCGAACCCCCTGACGCGCAGGGCCGTGAGCCCTGGATCCTCGTGACCTTCGGGGTCGCGGCGTTCATCTACCGGGTGTTCGTCGTCGGCCTGATCTTGCTCTTCGTGTTCGAACTCTCACTGGTGCTCGGCGGGCTCCTGCTGCTGATCTCCGGCGTGGGTTGGATCGGGATGCCGATCTTCAAGGGGTTCCGGTTCCTGTTTCGGAACCCGCGGCTACGGCGCGTGCGCGGTCGCGCGGTCGCCGGCACGGCCGCCTGCGCGACGGCTCTCGCTCTCCTCCTCTTCGCGGTCCCAACGCCCTTCCGGACGGTCGCCGAAGGCGTCGTCTGGGTTCCCGAGCAGGCGCTGGTGCGTGTCGAGAGTTCCGGCTTCATCGAAGAGATCCTGGTCGAGCCCGGAGCCTCGGTCGAGGCCGGCACGCCGGTGTTGCGCCTTCGAGACCCCGATCTCTCCGCCGAGGTTCGAACCCGCGCCGCCGAGCTTCGCGCGCTTCGGGTTCGGGCCGCCGAGGCCCAGCGCGAGAGCGTGGCCCGCGCGCGCGCCCTCGACGACCGGGTCCAGCTCTCCGCGCGGAGACTCGCGCGAGCCGAGGAGGAATCGGAGGGCCTGACCCTGCGCGCGGGTCGTAGTGGCCGGCTCGTGTTGCCGAATGCCGAGGATCTGCTCGGACGCTTTGCCCGCCGCGGCGACCTGCTCGCGTACGTCGTCCGCCCGGACGGCTTCGAGGTCCGCGCGGTGGTCTCCCAGGACGACGTCGAACTCGTCCGCGATCGGCTCGAGGAGATTCGGGTGCGCCCCGCCGAACAGGTCGGAAGGGTTCTCCCGGCTCGGCTCTCACGCGTCGTGCCATCTGCGAGCGCTGCCCTTCCGAGCCCGGCGCTCGGGAGCGAAGGCGGAGGATCGGTCGCGGTGGACCCCCGCGAGGGAAACGGCACGAACGCCGTGCAACCCCACTTCCAGATCGAACTCACGCTCCCGGAAGGGGCCGGGGCGCTGGCGTTGGGGGGACGCGTGTACGTCCGCTTCGATCACGGTGCCGCCTCACTGGCGGACAGGGCCTTCCGATCGCTGCGACAACTCTTCCTTGCGAGGCTCGAGGTATGA
- a CDS encoding prepilin peptidase: MSSASAGFFRLGIAPGAYPERDDDVPSWLDETGESLARRVSRPFRQRGSSSTAVILQTRALAPHLEDLSDLALREKAEETGRALQRHGLQTDVVASAFALTREASRRHLGMAHHDVQLMGGYWMLSGAIAEMATGEGKTLTATLTAATAALAGWPVHIITVNEYLVARDAELMAPVYEALGLRVGAVDSDFDPAKRRAAYAADVTYVTNKDVAFDYLRDRVELGRRRTKMRCQIGELASGNSARSNLMLRGLCFALVDEADSVLIDEARTPLILSAGSDLDPLEAEVYEKAVELARHLQTPDDFVVDERVRGAYLTEAGRVRIEGLAQPLGGVWAGPHRRGELVSQALTALHAFRRDVDYLVIDGEVKIVDESTGRVMADRTWQRGLHQMIEAKEDCEMTGSTEAIAQISYQRFFRRYERLCGMTGTAREVRDELEQVYRAPVVPIPTHHPPKRLDLGRRVLRDADEKWQAIVERVEELMDEGRPVLIGTRSVAASEHLSRLLDARLLPHLVLNARQDEKEAFTVGLAGHVGMITVATNMAGRGTDIHLSDEARQVGGLHVIASENHESARIDRQLYGRCGRQGDPGSCEAIVALSDDLLQAFGIGLLDRWRGLRDRLEGEPSRQSRWLRELAVCIAQRRAERIHASMRRSLLKTDAQVSGLLAFSGKGE; encoded by the coding sequence ATGAGCTCGGCGTCTGCGGGGTTCTTTCGATTGGGCATCGCGCCGGGCGCGTACCCGGAGCGCGACGACGACGTTCCGTCGTGGCTCGACGAGACGGGCGAATCCCTCGCGCGCCGCGTATCGCGCCCCTTCCGGCAACGGGGCAGCAGCTCGACCGCCGTGATCCTCCAGACCCGCGCCTTGGCTCCGCACCTCGAGGACCTGTCCGACCTGGCACTCCGCGAGAAGGCCGAGGAGACAGGACGGGCCCTGCAGCGACACGGCCTCCAGACCGATGTCGTGGCCTCCGCGTTCGCGCTGACGCGGGAAGCCTCACGCCGCCACCTCGGCATGGCCCACCACGACGTCCAGTTGATGGGCGGCTACTGGATGCTGTCCGGGGCGATTGCCGAGATGGCGACCGGCGAAGGCAAGACGCTCACCGCGACCCTGACCGCGGCGACGGCGGCGCTGGCGGGCTGGCCCGTCCACATCATCACCGTCAACGAGTACCTCGTCGCCCGAGACGCAGAACTCATGGCACCCGTCTACGAAGCGCTCGGGCTCCGCGTGGGCGCCGTCGACTCGGACTTCGACCCCGCGAAGCGGCGTGCCGCGTACGCTGCGGACGTCACGTACGTCACCAACAAGGATGTCGCGTTCGACTACCTACGAGACCGCGTCGAACTGGGTCGCCGTCGCACGAAAATGCGATGTCAGATCGGAGAGCTGGCCAGCGGAAACTCCGCGCGCAGCAACCTGATGCTCCGGGGTCTCTGCTTCGCTCTCGTCGACGAGGCCGACTCGGTTCTGATCGACGAAGCGCGAACGCCTCTCATCCTATCGGCAGGCAGCGACCTCGACCCGCTCGAAGCCGAGGTCTACGAGAAAGCGGTCGAGCTTGCGCGCCATCTCCAGACCCCCGACGACTTCGTCGTCGACGAGCGCGTCCGCGGCGCGTACTTGACCGAAGCCGGCCGCGTGCGGATCGAAGGACTCGCACAGCCCCTCGGCGGCGTTTGGGCGGGGCCTCACCGGCGCGGCGAGCTGGTGTCGCAAGCGCTGACCGCTCTCCACGCGTTTCGTCGGGACGTCGACTACCTGGTGATCGACGGCGAAGTCAAGATCGTCGACGAGTCCACCGGGCGCGTCATGGCGGACCGCACTTGGCAACGAGGGCTTCACCAGATGATCGAAGCCAAGGAAGACTGCGAGATGACGGGCAGCACGGAGGCCATCGCCCAGATCAGCTACCAGCGCTTCTTCCGCCGCTACGAACGCCTCTGCGGCATGACGGGAACGGCGCGGGAAGTGCGCGACGAACTGGAGCAGGTGTACCGCGCCCCCGTCGTGCCGATCCCCACCCACCACCCTCCGAAGAGACTCGACCTCGGTCGCCGGGTCTTGCGAGACGCGGACGAGAAGTGGCAGGCCATCGTCGAGCGCGTCGAGGAGCTGATGGACGAGGGGCGGCCCGTCTTGATCGGGACCCGATCCGTGGCGGCGTCGGAGCACTTGAGTCGGCTCCTCGACGCCCGCCTTCTTCCGCATCTCGTCCTGAACGCACGCCAGGACGAGAAAGAGGCCTTCACCGTCGGCCTGGCCGGTCATGTCGGCATGATCACCGTCGCCACGAACATGGCGGGCCGGGGAACCGACATTCATCTGTCCGACGAGGCTCGCCAGGTCGGCGGTCTTCACGTCATCGCCAGTGAGAATCACGAGTCCGCGCGCATCGACCGCCAGCTCTATGGCCGTTGTGGGCGTCAGGGAGATCCGGGCAGCTGCGAGGCGATCGTCGCACTGAGCGACGATCTGCTCCAGGCCTTCGGCATCGGCCTGCTCGACAGGTGGCGCGGCCTCCGAGACCGCCTCGAGGGAGAACCCTCCCGTCAGAGCCGCTGGCTCCGTGAGCTCGCCGTCTGCATCGCCCAGCGCCGGGCCGAGCGCATCCACGCGTCGATGCGGCGCAGTCTGCTCAAGACCGACGCGCAGGTGAGTGGTCTGCTCGCGTTCTCAGGGAAAGGGGAGTAG